One Coccinella septempunctata chromosome 8, icCocSept1.1, whole genome shotgun sequence genomic window carries:
- the LOC123318698 gene encoding protein TANC2 isoform X5, whose amino-acid sequence MFEDMASIRRLIGEEATITGMTCPSCDMPFDKGKKRRLIDNCGHERCYSCMFYNEVCPLCFVNNQEDEIDGIITSPNNINLKGSQITLYGEITPQYLRTDEKIPCRTRVKTNGHFTTPTQKKQEHISSVHPEKLPKTRPSNSRFRTDQNVMVQSCPTPPQSRRKFFLSPKALRNSITQSQSERQSVESTMSASTELRNWRSVVLGKIKSLWSTGASHASAGLNQLLSDDGTEGSNPRVAKKNSDSDMYMRLGLLLGDSAQRNKGNMKHHDSNHSLHGYEVISSNTSPLSTLTGSSEDQHRMNPYSESTSSIMSMSMSGHSNCSSSPVGRRRYIPVQAQVEDRTPRKNFFKRTAKSPNEISFPQYKPPQLTLKPLFFEVPLQEPDPLFIGRHWLIKEIEDVLVSTNPGILLTGNPGTGKTAFILQLVQYSCFGRRKDHFHISANQNMNTIESSVCPQSIYYQIDLVMERIKQLSNSVVAYHFCQADNNNTCLVPDFIHSLAAQLCQAPQLAAYRDHLLSEQHLQSALSLKECIANPDVALVRGILEPLTNLEKSGKIKNVNYIILIDALCEAEYHRPDHGDTITTFLMKHIPSFPSWLKVLATIRTQLQDIAKHLPYSRISLDSCNENIQKDMLNYINFRLQNSPSIQNNIIASTSGKLESESVSLHKFSQHLLNLSKGSFLHTKLTLDLLERGHLVAKSSGYKVLPVSLAQIYLLHFNLRFPTIRSFEKVSNILSVCLAALYPLTLLEIYYSVNSLSMENFTTWSDFLQSFKLLSGFLIKRLDNTYMFFHPSFREWLIRRDEHENNKFLCDLRSGHAAIAFRLSRIQAPLDAEKTLELSHHILKAHVYRNIQTADLSSRDLQAFWISDSSSNTSDSICHMRNMYSPNVKVSRLLLLAGASPNSITTFLGNAPILCMYANEGIVPMVSLLLEFGADVELANSQGCTALSLAAAKGHCDIVKHLIAAGARPGHPDTAGNCSLVHAARNGYLNVVSYLIACDWSLDSIDVQLAEAAQQALIAAAGQDHLEIVEFLLDMAEVGIDVPDTITGETALTIAATNGCNDACSVLIARGARLNIPNKRMLAPLHLCVKEGHWAIAEKLLQHQASIEQADKTGKTALMYAASEGFVGLIELLLDKGANIHKEDSDGLTAFCWALLRGRQLAVQCLIERGAKINHTDKMGRTPLDLAAYQGNSTTVQLLLDKGAIIEHVDINGMRPLDRAIGCRNVQVIHCFLKKGAKLGPATWAMAAGKPEIILILLNKLLEDGNILYRKNRLREAAHRYQYALKKFPPDEQGGNTQAFNQLRINFLLNYSRCRRKLNETDEAIELANEVLSMKPESYEAYYARAKAYLSLSNYEQALKDVKEALKLSPLQNMQIRKVLVYLRDEINSKLNNPGQLPKKDFTVSVDVLNE is encoded by the exons ATGTTTGAAG ATATGGCCTCGATTCGTAGACTGATAGGCGAAGAAGCCACAATCACCGGAATGACCTGTCCCAGCTGTGATATGCCGTTCGACAAGGGTAAAAAGAGAAGATTGATAGATAACTGTGGACACGAGAGATGTTACTCTTGCATGTTCTACAACGAAGTATGCCCGTTATGTTTTGTAAATAATCAAG AAGACGAAATAGATGGTATTATCACATCGCCAAACAACATAAATTTAAAAGGATCTCAAATAACGCTCTATGGCGAAATAACACCCCAATATCTTAGGACTGACGAAAAAATACCCTGTAGGACGAGGGTTAAAACAAATGGACATTTCACGACACCAACTCAg AAGAAGCAGGAGCACATATCTTCTGTTCATCCGGAGAAACTGCCAAAGACAAGGCCGTCCAACTCCAGGTTTCGTACTGATCAAAACGTGATGGTCCAGAGCTGTCCAACGCCACCGCAATCCAGGAGGAAGTTCTTCCTCAGTCCCAAAGCCCTGAGGAATTCCATCACGCAGAGTCAAAGCGAGAGACAGAGCGTTGAATCCACCATGTCAG CATCCACAGAATTACGAAATTGGCGGAGTGTAGTGTTGGGAAAGATCAAGTCCTTGTGGTCGACAGGGGCGTCTCACGCTAGCGCTGGTCTAAATCAACTCTTATCAG ATGACGGTACTGAGGGTTCAAACCCGAGAGTAGCAAAAAAGAATTCCGACAGTGATATGTACATGAGGTTGGGACTTCTGTTGGGCGATTCTGCGCAAAGAAACAAGGGGAATATGAAGCATCACGATTCAAACCATTCCTTGCACGGTTACGAAGTGATCTCTTCGAACACTAGTCCATTATCGACGTTAACTGGTTCTTCTGAAGACCAACATAGGATGAATCCGTACTCTGAGAGTACGAGTTCGATTATGTCGATGTCTATGTCGGGCCATAGCAACTGTAGTTCGAGCCCGGTCGGTAGGAGGCGTTACATTCCAG TTCAAGCCCAGGTGGAAGATAGGACACCAAGGAAGAATTTCTTCAAGAGGACGGCGAAATCACCGAACGAAATCAGTTTTCCACAATATAAACCCCCGCAGCTCACTCTGAAACCGTTGTTTTTCGAAGTGCCATTACAGGAGCCAGACCCACTGTTCATCGGTAGACATTGGTTGATAAAAGAGATCGAGGATGTTTTAG tgtCTACGAATCCGGGAATACTGCTGACAGGCAACCCTGGAACTGGAAAAACCGCCTTCATCCTGCAGCTGGTACAATACAGCTGTTTCGGAAGAAGAAAAGACCATTTCCACATAAGCGCCAACCAGAACATGAACACGATCGAATCTTCGGTGTGTCCCCAGAGCATCTACTACCAAATAGACTTGGTGATGGAGAGGATCAAGCAACTGTCCAACAGCGTCGTCGCCTACCACTTTTGCCAAGCTGACAACAATAACACCTGTCTCGTACCTGACTTCATACATTCACTGGCGGCTCAGTTGTGTCAGGCTCCGCAGTTGGCAGCCTACAGGGATCATCTGTTGAGCGAGCAGCATCTCCAATCGGCCTTATCCCTCAAGGAATGCATAGCGAATCCGGACGTGGCCTTGGTGAGGGGTATTCTGGAACCTCTGACCAATttggagaaatctgggaagatTAAGAACGTGAATTATATAATTCTGATAGACGCTCTTTGCGAGGCCGAGTACCACCGACCAGACCACGGGGATACCATCACGACCTTCCTGATGAAACACATACCGAGTTTTCCTTCGTGGTTGAAGGTTCTCGCCACTATCCGGACGCAACTTCAAGACATCGCTAAGCACCTACCGTACAGCAGGATAAGCCTGGATAGTTGTAACGAGAACATTCAGAAGGACATGTTGAATTACATCAACTTTAGGTTGCAGAACAGTCCGAGTATACAGAATAATATAATAGCGTCGACCAGTGGGAAGTTGGAGAGTGAATCTGTTTCACTTCATAAGTTTTCGCAGCATCTTTTGAATTTGAGCAAAGGTTCCTTCCTCCACACCAAACTCACCTTGGACCTGTTGGAAAGGGGGCATTTGGTAGCTAAATCTTCAGGGTACAAAGTGCTACCAGTCAGTCTAGCCCAGATTTACTTGCTCCACTTCAACCTTCGTTTCCCCACGATCCGTTCGTTCGAGAAAGTCTCCAATATCCTGAGCGTGTGCCTAGCAGCCCTGTATCCCTTGACGCTCCTGGAAATCTATTATTCGGTCAACTCCCTATCCATGGAAAACTTCACAACGTGGTCGGATTTCCTCCAGTCCTTCAAACTCCTCTCCGGCTTCCTGATCAAACGGTTGGACAACACCTACATGTTCTTCCATCCTTCCTTCAGGGAATGGCTGATCAGGAGGGACGAACACGAGAACAACAAGTTCCTGTGCGATCTACGCTCGGGTCACGCTGCCATAGCCTTTAGGTTGTCCAGGATCCAGGCGCCTTTGGACGCTGAAAAAACCTTGGAACTCTCCCATCACATACTCAAGGCGCACGTGTATAGGAACATCCAAACGGCCGATTTGAGCTCCAGGGATCTGCAAGCCTTCTGGATATCGGACAGTTCCTCGAACACCTCCGATTCCATATGCCACATGAGGAACATGTACAGTCCCAACGTTAAGGTGTCCAGGTTGTTGTTACTGGCCGGGGCTTCGCCCAATAGCATCACGACTTTCTTGGGAAACGCGCCTATTTTGTGTATGTACGCCAACGAAGGTATTGTTCCTATGGTATCGCTTCTACTGGAGTTCGGAGCCGATGTGGAGCTCGCCAACAGTCAAGGATGCACCGCGTTATCGTTAGCTGCAGCTAAGGGTCATTGTGATATAGTTAAACATTTAATAGCGGCTGGGGCCAGACCTGGTCATCCTGACACCGCCGGAAATTGCTCGTTGGTCCACGCTGCGAGGAACGGTTACCTCAACGTAGTATCTTATCTCATAGCCTGTGATTGGAGCTTGGATTCCATCGACGTACAACTGGCCGAAGCCGCGCAACAAGCCTTGATCGCGGCTGCCGGTCAAGATCACCTGGAAATAGTGGAGTTTCTGCTGGATATGGCGGAGGTCGGCATCGATGTTCCGGATACGATAACGGGCGAAACGGCCTTGACTATAGCCGCGACGAACGGTTGTAACGACGCGTGCTCGGTTCTGATCGCGAGAGGCGCGAGACTGAACATACCGAATAAGAGGATGTTGGCGCCGCTGCATCTGTGCGTCAAGGAGGGTCATTGGGCGATCGCCGAGAAGTTGCTGCAGCACCAGGCGTCCATCGAACAAGCCGATAAAACTGGGAAGACGGCGCTGATGTACGCGGCTTCCGAAGGCTTCGTCGGTTTGATCGAGCTTCTTCTAGATAAAG GAGCCAATATCCACAAAGAAGACTCGGATGGTCTGACCGCCTTCTGTTGGGCCTTGCTGAGAGGAAGGCAGCTGGCAGTTCAGTGTCTGATAGAGAGAGGGGCCAAGATAAACCATACGGACAAGATGGGTAGAACGCCGTTGGACCTGGCAGCTTACCAAGGAAATTCCACGACAGTGCAACTGTTGCTCGATAAGGGAGCCATAATTGAACACGTGGATATAAATGGTATGAGGCCGTTGGACAGGGCGATCGGGTGTCGGAACGTACAAGTCATACACTGCTTCCTCAAGAAAGGTGCTAAGCTGGGGCCTGCTACGTGGGCGATGGCTGCCGGAAAACCCGAAATAAT tctcaTTCTGCTGAATAAATTATTGGAGGATGGTAATATTCTCTACAGAAAAAATAGACTGAGGGAAGCAGCTCATCGTTACCAGTATGCCTTGAAGAAATTCCCACCAGATGAACAGGGTGGAAATACTCAAGCTTTCAACCAACTTCGTATCAACTTTCTATTGAACTATTCAAGATGCAGGAGAAAACTAAAT GAGACCGACGAAGCAATAGAATTAGCCAACGAAGTGTTGTCGATGAAGCCAGAGTCGTACGAGGCGTACTACGCAAGGGCGAAGGCATATTTGAGCCTGTCGAACTACGAGCAGGCCCTGAAGGATGTCAAGGAAGCTCTCAAACTGTCGCCGCTGCAGAACATGCAGATCAGAAAAGTGCTCGTTTATTTGAGGGACGAGATCAATTCGAAACTGAACAATCCCGGTCAGTTGCCGAAAAAGGATTTTACTGTATCTGTGGATGTTCTGAACGAGTGA
- the LOC123318698 gene encoding protein TANC2 isoform X2, with amino-acid sequence MAEACRRRLDFGSYMDCASLAASTDEILWSDDETIIAEQEILWKEDMASIRRLIGEEATITGMTCPSCDMPFDKGKKRRLIDNCGHERCYSCMFYNEVCPLCFVNNQDEIDGIITSPNNINLKGSQITLYGEITPQYLRTDEKIPCRTRVKTNGHFTTPTQKKQEHISSVHPEKLPKTRPSNSRFRTDQNVMVQSCPTPPQSRRKFFLSPKALRNSITQSQSERQSVESTMSASTELRNWRSVVLGKIKSLWSTGASHASAGLNQLLSDDGTEGSNPRVAKKNSDSDMYMRLGLLLGDSAQRNKGNMKHHDSNHSLHGYEVISSNTSPLSTLTGSSEDQHRMNPYSESTSSIMSMSMSGHSNCSSSPVGRRRYIPVQAQVEDRTPRKNFFKRTAKSPNEISFPQYKPPQLTLKPLFFEVPLQEPDPLFIGRHWLIKEIEDVLVSTNPGILLTGNPGTGKTAFILQLVQYSCFGRRKDHFHISANQNMNTIESSVCPQSIYYQIDLVMERIKQLSNSVVAYHFCQADNNNTCLVPDFIHSLAAQLCQAPQLAAYRDHLLSEQHLQSALSLKECIANPDVALVRGILEPLTNLEKSGKIKNVNYIILIDALCEAEYHRPDHGDTITTFLMKHIPSFPSWLKVLATIRTQLQDIAKHLPYSRISLDSCNENIQKDMLNYINFRLQNSPSIQNNIIASTSGKLESESVSLHKFSQHLLNLSKGSFLHTKLTLDLLERGHLVAKSSGYKVLPVSLAQIYLLHFNLRFPTIRSFEKVSNILSVCLAALYPLTLLEIYYSVNSLSMENFTTWSDFLQSFKLLSGFLIKRLDNTYMFFHPSFREWLIRRDEHENNKFLCDLRSGHAAIAFRLSRIQAPLDAEKTLELSHHILKAHVYRNIQTADLSSRDLQAFWISDSSSNTSDSICHMRNMYSPNVKVSRLLLLAGASPNSITTFLGNAPILCMYANEGIVPMVSLLLEFGADVELANSQGCTALSLAAAKGHCDIVKHLIAAGARPGHPDTAGNCSLVHAARNGYLNVVSYLIACDWSLDSIDVQLAEAAQQALIAAAGQDHLEIVEFLLDMAEVGIDVPDTITGETALTIAATNGCNDACSVLIARGARLNIPNKRMLAPLHLCVKEGHWAIAEKLLQHQASIEQADKTGKTALMYAASEGFVGLIELLLDKGANIHKEDSDGLTAFCWALLRGRQLAVQCLIERGAKINHTDKMGRTPLDLAAYQGNSTTVQLLLDKGAIIEHVDINGMRPLDRAIGCRNVQVIHCFLKKGAKLGPATWAMAAGKPEIILILLNKLLEDGNILYRKNRLREAAHRYQYALKKFPPDEQGGNTQAFNQLRINFLLNYSRCRRKLNETDEAIELANEVLSMKPESYEAYYARAKAYLSLSNYEQALKDVKEALKLSPLQNMQIRKVLVYLRDEINSKLNNPGQLPKKDFTVSVDVLNE; translated from the exons ATATGGCCTCGATTCGTAGACTGATAGGCGAAGAAGCCACAATCACCGGAATGACCTGTCCCAGCTGTGATATGCCGTTCGACAAGGGTAAAAAGAGAAGATTGATAGATAACTGTGGACACGAGAGATGTTACTCTTGCATGTTCTACAACGAAGTATGCCCGTTATGTTTTGTAAATAATCAAG ACGAAATAGATGGTATTATCACATCGCCAAACAACATAAATTTAAAAGGATCTCAAATAACGCTCTATGGCGAAATAACACCCCAATATCTTAGGACTGACGAAAAAATACCCTGTAGGACGAGGGTTAAAACAAATGGACATTTCACGACACCAACTCAg AAGAAGCAGGAGCACATATCTTCTGTTCATCCGGAGAAACTGCCAAAGACAAGGCCGTCCAACTCCAGGTTTCGTACTGATCAAAACGTGATGGTCCAGAGCTGTCCAACGCCACCGCAATCCAGGAGGAAGTTCTTCCTCAGTCCCAAAGCCCTGAGGAATTCCATCACGCAGAGTCAAAGCGAGAGACAGAGCGTTGAATCCACCATGTCAG CATCCACAGAATTACGAAATTGGCGGAGTGTAGTGTTGGGAAAGATCAAGTCCTTGTGGTCGACAGGGGCGTCTCACGCTAGCGCTGGTCTAAATCAACTCTTATCAG ATGACGGTACTGAGGGTTCAAACCCGAGAGTAGCAAAAAAGAATTCCGACAGTGATATGTACATGAGGTTGGGACTTCTGTTGGGCGATTCTGCGCAAAGAAACAAGGGGAATATGAAGCATCACGATTCAAACCATTCCTTGCACGGTTACGAAGTGATCTCTTCGAACACTAGTCCATTATCGACGTTAACTGGTTCTTCTGAAGACCAACATAGGATGAATCCGTACTCTGAGAGTACGAGTTCGATTATGTCGATGTCTATGTCGGGCCATAGCAACTGTAGTTCGAGCCCGGTCGGTAGGAGGCGTTACATTCCAG TTCAAGCCCAGGTGGAAGATAGGACACCAAGGAAGAATTTCTTCAAGAGGACGGCGAAATCACCGAACGAAATCAGTTTTCCACAATATAAACCCCCGCAGCTCACTCTGAAACCGTTGTTTTTCGAAGTGCCATTACAGGAGCCAGACCCACTGTTCATCGGTAGACATTGGTTGATAAAAGAGATCGAGGATGTTTTAG tgtCTACGAATCCGGGAATACTGCTGACAGGCAACCCTGGAACTGGAAAAACCGCCTTCATCCTGCAGCTGGTACAATACAGCTGTTTCGGAAGAAGAAAAGACCATTTCCACATAAGCGCCAACCAGAACATGAACACGATCGAATCTTCGGTGTGTCCCCAGAGCATCTACTACCAAATAGACTTGGTGATGGAGAGGATCAAGCAACTGTCCAACAGCGTCGTCGCCTACCACTTTTGCCAAGCTGACAACAATAACACCTGTCTCGTACCTGACTTCATACATTCACTGGCGGCTCAGTTGTGTCAGGCTCCGCAGTTGGCAGCCTACAGGGATCATCTGTTGAGCGAGCAGCATCTCCAATCGGCCTTATCCCTCAAGGAATGCATAGCGAATCCGGACGTGGCCTTGGTGAGGGGTATTCTGGAACCTCTGACCAATttggagaaatctgggaagatTAAGAACGTGAATTATATAATTCTGATAGACGCTCTTTGCGAGGCCGAGTACCACCGACCAGACCACGGGGATACCATCACGACCTTCCTGATGAAACACATACCGAGTTTTCCTTCGTGGTTGAAGGTTCTCGCCACTATCCGGACGCAACTTCAAGACATCGCTAAGCACCTACCGTACAGCAGGATAAGCCTGGATAGTTGTAACGAGAACATTCAGAAGGACATGTTGAATTACATCAACTTTAGGTTGCAGAACAGTCCGAGTATACAGAATAATATAATAGCGTCGACCAGTGGGAAGTTGGAGAGTGAATCTGTTTCACTTCATAAGTTTTCGCAGCATCTTTTGAATTTGAGCAAAGGTTCCTTCCTCCACACCAAACTCACCTTGGACCTGTTGGAAAGGGGGCATTTGGTAGCTAAATCTTCAGGGTACAAAGTGCTACCAGTCAGTCTAGCCCAGATTTACTTGCTCCACTTCAACCTTCGTTTCCCCACGATCCGTTCGTTCGAGAAAGTCTCCAATATCCTGAGCGTGTGCCTAGCAGCCCTGTATCCCTTGACGCTCCTGGAAATCTATTATTCGGTCAACTCCCTATCCATGGAAAACTTCACAACGTGGTCGGATTTCCTCCAGTCCTTCAAACTCCTCTCCGGCTTCCTGATCAAACGGTTGGACAACACCTACATGTTCTTCCATCCTTCCTTCAGGGAATGGCTGATCAGGAGGGACGAACACGAGAACAACAAGTTCCTGTGCGATCTACGCTCGGGTCACGCTGCCATAGCCTTTAGGTTGTCCAGGATCCAGGCGCCTTTGGACGCTGAAAAAACCTTGGAACTCTCCCATCACATACTCAAGGCGCACGTGTATAGGAACATCCAAACGGCCGATTTGAGCTCCAGGGATCTGCAAGCCTTCTGGATATCGGACAGTTCCTCGAACACCTCCGATTCCATATGCCACATGAGGAACATGTACAGTCCCAACGTTAAGGTGTCCAGGTTGTTGTTACTGGCCGGGGCTTCGCCCAATAGCATCACGACTTTCTTGGGAAACGCGCCTATTTTGTGTATGTACGCCAACGAAGGTATTGTTCCTATGGTATCGCTTCTACTGGAGTTCGGAGCCGATGTGGAGCTCGCCAACAGTCAAGGATGCACCGCGTTATCGTTAGCTGCAGCTAAGGGTCATTGTGATATAGTTAAACATTTAATAGCGGCTGGGGCCAGACCTGGTCATCCTGACACCGCCGGAAATTGCTCGTTGGTCCACGCTGCGAGGAACGGTTACCTCAACGTAGTATCTTATCTCATAGCCTGTGATTGGAGCTTGGATTCCATCGACGTACAACTGGCCGAAGCCGCGCAACAAGCCTTGATCGCGGCTGCCGGTCAAGATCACCTGGAAATAGTGGAGTTTCTGCTGGATATGGCGGAGGTCGGCATCGATGTTCCGGATACGATAACGGGCGAAACGGCCTTGACTATAGCCGCGACGAACGGTTGTAACGACGCGTGCTCGGTTCTGATCGCGAGAGGCGCGAGACTGAACATACCGAATAAGAGGATGTTGGCGCCGCTGCATCTGTGCGTCAAGGAGGGTCATTGGGCGATCGCCGAGAAGTTGCTGCAGCACCAGGCGTCCATCGAACAAGCCGATAAAACTGGGAAGACGGCGCTGATGTACGCGGCTTCCGAAGGCTTCGTCGGTTTGATCGAGCTTCTTCTAGATAAAG GAGCCAATATCCACAAAGAAGACTCGGATGGTCTGACCGCCTTCTGTTGGGCCTTGCTGAGAGGAAGGCAGCTGGCAGTTCAGTGTCTGATAGAGAGAGGGGCCAAGATAAACCATACGGACAAGATGGGTAGAACGCCGTTGGACCTGGCAGCTTACCAAGGAAATTCCACGACAGTGCAACTGTTGCTCGATAAGGGAGCCATAATTGAACACGTGGATATAAATGGTATGAGGCCGTTGGACAGGGCGATCGGGTGTCGGAACGTACAAGTCATACACTGCTTCCTCAAGAAAGGTGCTAAGCTGGGGCCTGCTACGTGGGCGATGGCTGCCGGAAAACCCGAAATAAT tctcaTTCTGCTGAATAAATTATTGGAGGATGGTAATATTCTCTACAGAAAAAATAGACTGAGGGAAGCAGCTCATCGTTACCAGTATGCCTTGAAGAAATTCCCACCAGATGAACAGGGTGGAAATACTCAAGCTTTCAACCAACTTCGTATCAACTTTCTATTGAACTATTCAAGATGCAGGAGAAAACTAAAT GAGACCGACGAAGCAATAGAATTAGCCAACGAAGTGTTGTCGATGAAGCCAGAGTCGTACGAGGCGTACTACGCAAGGGCGAAGGCATATTTGAGCCTGTCGAACTACGAGCAGGCCCTGAAGGATGTCAAGGAAGCTCTCAAACTGTCGCCGCTGCAGAACATGCAGATCAGAAAAGTGCTCGTTTATTTGAGGGACGAGATCAATTCGAAACTGAACAATCCCGGTCAGTTGCCGAAAAAGGATTTTACTGTATCTGTGGATGTTCTGAACGAGTGA